Proteins found in one Zea mays cultivar B73 chromosome 1, Zm-B73-REFERENCE-NAM-5.0, whole genome shotgun sequence genomic segment:
- the LOC118476022 gene encoding uncharacterized protein translates to MGPPMAPSSLVSLAQGSHGRARPRLLLSMGVGPHPLPPPKVQVAVQQPWTPRLGNAGTRALSGLGGAAPLPALSLPNSVPLLQASSSSLSMAPLQYSPSSPSASHGAAPLILHPRNAAAELAPPPLAAQPLGETPLFLQAPASSLLPLRVCQVLGIMSREMCCCSTL, encoded by the coding sequence ATGGGGCCTCCCATGGCGCCCTCCTCCCTGGTCTCCCTTGCGCAGGGCAGCCATGGCCGAGCTCGCCCTCGCCTCCTGCTCTCCATGGGCGTGGGTCCCCATCCTCTCCCTCCTCCCAAAGTGCAGGTAGCAGTCCAGCAGCCATGGACGCCCAGGCTGGGAAACGCTGGAACTCGCGCTCTCTCTGGTTTGGGTGGAGCAGCGCCTCTCCCTGCGCTCAGCCTCCCCAACTCGGTGCCCTTGCTGCAGGCGAGCAGTAGCTCCCTATCCATGGCGCCATTGCAATATTCCCCTTCCTCCCCCTCGGCCAGCCATGGCGCAGCGCCTCTGATCCTTCATCCTCGCAACGCAGCAGCCGAGCTCGCCCCACCTCCCCTCGCTGCGCAGCCCCTCGGCGAAACGCCGCTGTTCCTGCAAGCCCCGGCTTCCTCGCTGCTACCGCTGCGCGTATGCCAAGTGCTCGGCATAATGTCAAGGGAGATGTGTTGTTGCAGCACGTTGTGA